ATTCAGTATTTCCTTTATGTTCTCAAGCTGGGTCCCAACACTTATGTCTATGATCTCGTCAGGAAGCTCCACGATGCACGTGCCTTTTTCTTCCTCGTCCATCATGATGACCTTTACACTGTCCGCCATCTTGGACAGACTGCGCAGGAACTCGGCATCTCCCTGAATATCTAGCGTCTCTCTGCCGCTTCCTATGTATACTTTGGCCCAGGCCGCCTTCTTAAGCTTCTCCGTCGCTGCCAGTATCATCCGCTCGACTACGTCCTCACTCGTGCGAAGGCTCGTCTGAACGATCTTTTCACCGATCGAGAGCGCAATATTCTTCAGATCGTCGATATATTTTTCCAGGAGCTTGTCCTTTTCCTCCCCCACCTCTTTCACATAGCGGGCGATCCGCTCCTGCAGCTGCGCCATCTCTTCCTCAAAACGGAGGCGGTTTTCCTCCAGAGCCTTCCGGATGCCTTCTTTATAGCCTTCCTCTTCCCCTTGGGCGAATGCCTCCTGCCAGGCATCTTCCTTTATCTTATCCGCGCCTTTCCTGGCGGCGTCCAGTATGCGTTCTGCCTGGCGGGCCGCTTCCTCCAGTATGCTGTCGGCCCCGGAACTTTCCGGCTCCTCCTGCATATGATCCTCTGCGCCTGCTTCCGGCTCCTCCTCAAGGGAAAGCTCCTTATAGATCTCATACTTCAGCGCCTTGCTGCTGTTTTCTCTCTCATTCTTAAGTACCCTATACAATGATGTCATCCTTTCCGCCCTTGCCGATCACCAGTTCCCCTTCTTCATCCAGCTTCCGGATAATATTGACGATCCGCTGCTGCGCTTCTTCTACATCACGCAGACGCACGTTGACCGTAACTTCCAAGTCTGACTGCACCGTCTCTGCCATACGGGTAGACATGTTTGAGAAGAACAGCTGGAGCAGTTCCTGATTCGCATTCTTCAGCGCATAGACAACATCCTTCATGTCACAGTCACGTATAAAGCGTTGGATAGAGCGGTCATTCATCGTCAGGATATCTTCAAAGACGAACATCTTCTTCCGGATCGCTTCCGCCAGGTCCGGATCATCCTTGCCCATCTCGTCAAAGATATATTTCTCATTGCTCCTGTCCATATGGTTCATAACGTCGGCGATATAATCAATACCTCCGATCGTCGTAAAGTCTGTTGTAAGTATGTTGTCAAATTTCTTCAGCAGCTGTGTCTCAACTATCTTGATGGCATCCGGAGAAGCGCTCTCCATCCTGGCGATGCTCTCCACCACCTTCAGCCGCTTGCCCTCCGGCAGCTCCGCTATGAGAGCCGCGGCCTGCCCGGAATCCACATAGGACAGAATCAGCGCGATCGTCTGGGGCCTTTCATGCTGCAGTACGGAGAAGAGATTTTTCGTATCCATCTTACTGATAAAGTCAAAGGAGCGGTTTTTCAGATACTTGGTCATCTTCTTAAGAAGCTCGTTCGCCACTGATTCCCCATAGGTTTTTTCCAGCACGGAGCGCGCGTATTCCATGCCGCCGTCCGTGACTACCTTCTGCGTCAGGCATGATTTATAAAAATCATCCAGTACCGCTTCCGTCTGCTCTGCCTCCAGATGGCCAAGCTTTGCCACCTCCAGCGTCAGCTTTTCTACTTCCTCCTCAGTCAGGTACTTATATACTTTCGATGCCTTATCTGCGCCCAGAGCAGCTATAACAGCCGCAGCCTTCCGGCCCGGAGACAGATTGGCTGCATTATTCGTCTGCTTTTCGTCCATCCTGCTCTCCTCCATTCAGCCAGTTTCGGATCATCTGTGCGGATATTTCCGGATTTTCATCTGCAAAGTCTCTTACATTTTCACGCAGCTCCCTGCTCTTTTCATTCTTCAGGTTCAGTATCTCAGGTTTCCGTATTTCCTCTGTCACATCCGGAATGAGTAAGTCTTCCAGTTCCTCCTCTTCTTCCATGCGCCGTTTTCTTCTTCTGCGTATGAGGATCACCGCAAGTATGATTATCACCACGGCGATAACAGCCGCAACGGCAATGACCGGAAGATTATCCTTTATATTTTTGAGTATATTTGATACTTCTTTCGTATCCTTATCCGCGTTCTCTTCATAGAACGGGGCATTTACGATCGTTATCTTCTCCAGCCTGTCGGCAGCGGCGATACCTGTCGCATTTCCGACCAGGTCTCTCAGTTCGTTCATACTGATATTTCCGGCATTTTTACCGTTGATGGCTACGGACACCGTCAAATCCTCAAGAACTCCTGTATCCAGTTCTCCCTGCTCCTTCACCTGATTTACGAGGTAGTCTCTCGTGGCTGATTCACTGGCCGAACCGGAAGCATTGTTGTCAGTTCCGGCATTATATTCCGGTGTATCGGCATTGGTCTCGCTGCCTGCAACCCCTGTCCCGGCGCCCCCGCCGTTCACAGTATCCTTTGTGGTCGACTCGCTGGATACGATCCCTGTTTTGTCCTTTTCATCTATCTTTTCGGGCGTCGTGTACGTCGTAGATTCTCTGATGACCTTTTCCATGTTGACTTTTCCGCGGGCAGATACACGTATATTTTCCGCGCCGTAAAAAGAACCAAGGACATTGATCACTTTTTTTGATATCTGCATCTCTATGAGCTGCGCGATCTCTTCCGTGGCATTGCTGCCGGACGCGCTGCTCCCGTCTTTGTTTACAGAGACCTCGATCCCGTTGCCGTCAAACACAGCCACATTTTCCATCTCCATCTCCGGCACACTTTTTGCCACGAGGCGCTGGATCGCTGCCGCCTGCTTCTCGGACGGCGACTCCCCGCTCTCCATTGTGACAACAACAGAAGCGCTCGGAGTTCCGGCCTTTTCCCCGTCCTCCTCCAGAACATACTTCTGCTCTTCTTTCAGGGCTATATTGACTTTTGCGTCCTTCACTCCGTCAAAAAAGCGGATAGTCGCGCCTATCCGGTCCTGCAGATCATAGAGCTTATACGTCTCTTTCTCAGAATCGGTCGTCATTCCTCCTGAATTTTCTGTAAATACATCATAGGTAAACCCGCTCTTCGGATAACCCTCATACACAAGGTCTGCCCGGGTTTTATCCGCAACCTTCTCATCTACCAGAATATCTCCGTTTTCTTTGTACTGGAAGTCAACGCCTGACTCCTGCAGCTTTCCGATAATTTTGGTGGCCTCTTCTTCCGTCACCCCGGTAAAAAGCGTTGTATAATCCTTATGATTCAGGACGAGCGCGATTATGACGGCCGCGGCGATCACCGCAACCGCGGCTGTTCCGGCGATTATTTTCGTCTTTTTGCTATATTTACCAAGGAAATCTTTCAATTGACCTAATTTAAGCTTTATCTTATCCATGTCCTCGACTTATGTCCTTTTCATTTAATTCTTATAAGCTGATTCTCATCAATTCGTTATAAGATTCTAAGGCTTTATTCCTCAGCTGTACGAGCATATCCACTGCCATCTGCGCTTCCGACGCGGCGATCGGAACGGTGTGCGCATCGTCGATCTGCCCCGTTGCCAGCAGATACTGCTGCTGTTCCAGATTGGCCTGCGTATCCTTGACATCTTTTACCGCATTATTAAAGATATCAGAGAACAGGCTGTTTCCGCTCTGTTCTACATTTTCATTTCTTTTTAACGTCCCGATAGAGTCCATTCTCTGAATCGGGGTGATAAATCCGTTTTCTATCATGATCTCCCTCCTACTGTCCCTTGATCACTGTTCTGAGCCTTGTGATATCACTGTTTACAGAATTGATTCCATACTGATACTGAAGCGCTGTCCGCGTCAGTTCCACCATCTCCGCGTCCGCATTTACATTGTTTCCATCCAGCCTCGCCGTCTCCCCCGGTGTTTCATTGACCACGGCCGACGCTCCGGCTATGGCCTGCCTTACCTGGCGGCCGTCCCCGGCCTTTGTGGCCGCGGCAAGTCTTCTCTGAAACGTCTCCTCAAAGGTGACGTATTTAGATTTATACCCCGGAGTATCTACATTCGCGATATTATTCGATGTGACCCCCTGCTTTGTCCAGAGAAAATCCAGAGACTTTTCCATCATTCCGATTGTGTTTCCGTACATACTGTTAATCCCATTCATACACTCACTCTCCATAAATAGACTAAATTCGACACGAGTCGATAAAAAAAATTAAAGCTCCAGATATTTATTTTCAAATTCATCGACCGGCATAGGCTTATCAAACAGATAACCCTGCCCTAGTTCACAGCCGAAGTTCTTCAAGATCTCCCGCTGCGACACTGTCTCGATCCCCTCCGCCACAGAATGCGTCAGCTTTAGCTCCATACACATGCGAAGTACATATTCTGCAATGACTCTTGGCTTACCGCCGATCTCCAGCCTGTCTATCAGACTCTTATCCAGCTTTATCTCATTGAAATCCGCCAGTGACAACAGCGCCAGGTCGGAATAGCGGGAACCAAAATCATCAAGGGAAATGCGGAAGCCTGACTTCTGTATATCATCCAGAAGCTCTTTCAGTGTATCCCGCTCCAGCATACCGATGCTCTCTGTAACTTCGATCGTGATCTGTCCGGGATCCACCCCGAATTTCCTGCAGACCGCCCTCATCTTCTCTACTACTTCATCTTCCATCATCGTTACACGGGAGAAGTTAACGGCAATTCCCACATCCTGGCGGCCTTTTTCCTTCCATTGCTTCAGGATGCGGCACACCCTTTCCAGCACGTAGAAATCAATATATCTGATTATTTCGTCTCCTTCGTAACGGCTTACAAAGGAATTCGGAAAGATGATATTTCCATGCTCATCCAGTCTTCTTATGAGCGCCTCGGCCCCGCCTATCCGGTTATTTTTCAGATTGATCTGAGGCTGCAGATATACGACAAATCTGCCGGTCTCAATTTCTCTCTGAAGATTTTCTGCCAGTACGCCTCTGTACTTCTGAATACTTTTCTGTCCGACAGTTCCTCTCTTATAATTCTTCACCTTGTTGATATGCATTTTCTCATTGGCCACAGTGATCTGATAGTCGATATCACTCTCACCTTCAAACCAGCTTGAACCGATCGCTATCTGCAGCTGTTCATCCCATTTGGCGATCTTCTGCAGCTTCCTGACCTCTTCTTCAAACTCACTCTTCCTGATATCCAGGCAAAAGGCCACAAATTCATCATCGCCGACACGGTACACATAATCTCCGAAACACTTTATGAGCGTCTGTGCCACATATCTGAGCATATGGTCGCCCCACTCATATCCATAGGCATTGTTGATATTCCTGAGACTGTCGATATCCACTGTAACGATCCCGAACTCTTCCTGATACTGCTGTTCCAGCCATTCAACCATCTGCCGGGATTTCTTCCGGTTTCCAAGTCCTGTCAGATCATCAATATATCCCGAGTTTTTCGCTTCCTGCCAGATCTGTCTTTTTCTTATATCATTTACGATAAATTCAGGCGTCAGCCTGAGCAGCACCTCGACATCCGCATTTACCGTCGGATTGTCAACCCCCAGGAATCCGATCACCTCCCCCTCCAGTACGAGAGGCATCGCGAGAAGACTGTCTACATTCTGAGCCGCCAGAATTCTGTATTCCTCAGAATCATGATTTTTTTCCTTCGACAGCGATGAGATATTATATATCTGGCCTTTTTCAAACGCCTGCATCCAGCAGTCCACTGCAGACAGCGGCAGCTCCTGCAGGTTGTCTATCTGGGGCTTTATTCCTTTGCGGCATATCTCAAATGTATTCTTAAGCGACTGCTTTTCCTCGGTTATCTCAAAAATATACGCCCTGTCCGCATCATAATAATCCCGGATGATCGTCAGGAACGCGTAGATAGACTCATCTCCCTCCTTGCTCTCCCTGTTTAAGGCAAGCGC
This is a stretch of genomic DNA from [Clostridium] hylemonae DSM 15053. It encodes these proteins:
- the fliF gene encoding flagellar basal-body MS-ring/collar protein FliF, translating into MDKIKLKLGQLKDFLGKYSKKTKIIAGTAAVAVIAAAVIIALVLNHKDYTTLFTGVTEEEATKIIGKLQESGVDFQYKENGDILVDEKVADKTRADLVYEGYPKSGFTYDVFTENSGGMTTDSEKETYKLYDLQDRIGATIRFFDGVKDAKVNIALKEEQKYVLEEDGEKAGTPSASVVVTMESGESPSEKQAAAIQRLVAKSVPEMEMENVAVFDGNGIEVSVNKDGSSASGSNATEEIAQLIEMQISKKVINVLGSFYGAENIRVSARGKVNMEKVIRESTTYTTPEKIDEKDKTGIVSSESTTKDTVNGGGAGTGVAGSETNADTPEYNAGTDNNASGSASESATRDYLVNQVKEQGELDTGVLEDLTVSVAINGKNAGNISMNELRDLVGNATGIAAADRLEKITIVNAPFYEENADKDTKEVSNILKNIKDNLPVIAVAAVIAVVIIILAVILIRRRRKRRMEEEEELEDLLIPDVTEEIRKPEILNLKNEKSRELRENVRDFADENPEISAQMIRNWLNGGEQDGRKADE
- a CDS encoding sensor domain-containing phosphodiesterase → MTISDNEILSLIVNEGNDVTYLSDIENYKLYFVNRKGLEILGNPEMEEWYGRPCYEVLQNRNSPCPFCTNHLLSEESFYEWNFYNEYMKREFVKRGIIVNFNGRKTRMEFAMDVTKICDMERKLKQELDVQKVLVDCALALNRESKEGDESIYAFLTIIRDYYDADRAYIFEITEEKQSLKNTFEICRKGIKPQIDNLQELPLSAVDCWMQAFEKGQIYNISSLSKEKNHDSEEYRILAAQNVDSLLAMPLVLEGEVIGFLGVDNPTVNADVEVLLRLTPEFIVNDIRKRQIWQEAKNSGYIDDLTGLGNRKKSRQMVEWLEQQYQEEFGIVTVDIDSLRNINNAYGYEWGDHMLRYVAQTLIKCFGDYVYRVGDDEFVAFCLDIRKSEFEEEVRKLQKIAKWDEQLQIAIGSSWFEGESDIDYQITVANEKMHINKVKNYKRGTVGQKSIQKYRGVLAENLQREIETGRFVVYLQPQINLKNNRIGGAEALIRRLDEHGNIIFPNSFVSRYEGDEIIRYIDFYVLERVCRILKQWKEKGRQDVGIAVNFSRVTMMEDEVVEKMRAVCRKFGVDPGQITIEVTESIGMLERDTLKELLDDIQKSGFRISLDDFGSRYSDLALLSLADFNEIKLDKSLIDRLEIGGKPRVIAEYVLRMCMELKLTHSVAEGIETVSQREILKNFGCELGQGYLFDKPMPVDEFENKYLEL
- the fliE gene encoding flagellar hook-basal body complex protein FliE encodes the protein MIENGFITPIQRMDSIGTLKRNENVEQSGNSLFSDIFNNAVKDVKDTQANLEQQQYLLATGQIDDAHTVPIAASEAQMAVDMLVQLRNKALESYNELMRISL
- the fliG gene encoding flagellar motor switch protein FliG, coding for MEESRMDEKQTNNAANLSPGRKAAAVIAALGADKASKVYKYLTEEEVEKLTLEVAKLGHLEAEQTEAVLDDFYKSCLTQKVVTDGGMEYARSVLEKTYGESVANELLKKMTKYLKNRSFDFISKMDTKNLFSVLQHERPQTIALILSYVDSGQAAALIAELPEGKRLKVVESIARMESASPDAIKIVETQLLKKFDNILTTDFTTIGGIDYIADVMNHMDRSNEKYIFDEMGKDDPDLAEAIRKKMFVFEDILTMNDRSIQRFIRDCDMKDVVYALKNANQELLQLFFSNMSTRMAETVQSDLEVTVNVRLRDVEEAQQRIVNIIRKLDEEGELVIGKGGKDDIIV
- the flgB gene encoding flagellar basal body rod protein FlgB, with product MYGNTIGMMEKSLDFLWTKQGVTSNNIANVDTPGYKSKYVTFEETFQRRLAAATKAGDGRQVRQAIAGASAVVNETPGETARLDGNNVNADAEMVELTRTALQYQYGINSVNSDITRLRTVIKGQ